The following are encoded together in the Proteiniphilum saccharofermentans genome:
- a CDS encoding hybrid sensor histidine kinase/response regulator transcription factor, whose translation MKRIISILFVLIVPLFLFAQEYIHYTTIDGLSGTDVTAICENENYLWIATNDGLNRFDGREFKVYRNNSTSHNCLTENNIETLMFDSRGLLWIGFKTGGADIFNPRENKFTHISEITDDYPQRIISIYEDSQNNIWLGSWEDGLYQLEPTDDSGLLYKVSKHYPQNIISGIIEKPTGKLWIGTYFGYFLYDIKKREDINIERNHYAITQFLDTGEPNSLWFSTWTNGLHTLEWDEDTFSVTERAVNSDVKDVYRIFSTADNQFYLGTWGDGVKKINLKHGPSVIPLKTDAPVIMSFFQDRYNKIWMGTYGNGLYRLDNENRGITGLSPINRNGFSAVYTLRYFGDNYMLVGTQGDGLFLYDIDKQVLLPKEIKGTGNSFHNYILSLYSDDKLLIVGNDETGMMYTSLQEDGYADFSLKKFSVDNNFGKVTSIFRDSKSRFWIGTKQFGLVSVKYDFSNDIFTDYVHYDSFGMDEITGFAEAFDGQIWVSSHSGIYLFNPSTNKIQQYGDSISEMVYSLTDDKKNKCLWLGTSCGLRKLDYSEVDKVENPFSPEMLPDGAIRNVILDEYDNLWFSISSRIFCYVNANHELKEINPGALNKQVFFSSAHCEMNNKQYIVFGGTENLLLIDPQTVLSQPNHTKILLTELQIDHQIVNVGQKVHGKVILHEDTEYINSLTLSYLCKWISLSFTEVGWDNYQNSYQYQIKGFSEEWQHLDISKPITFSRLPAGDYTLLIRSNGESLTEKNEPFWSLHISISPPWWQTNLFYLILSAVILLILFCLSRYTKNYYKKRQLQRLEEIEKKKKEELLKEKESFFAGLSHDLLTPFSLIIAPVKDLMRDRNMNEDQQEKLEIISKNATFLSDIFNTILDFKRAELIDTEVKEKNVELISFIRIIVNAFDYLAKSNGIELSYKPDVTTLFVSIDTIKLERVLYNLISNALKFTKEGGRVEVILNYNKSAGVFYIMINDTGIGINEQNRNKVFEKFYQEGKVANTQGLGLGLYTAKKFIHLMGGDINVDSAPEKGTTITINLPAKIAETVEPVFEDKEDTDTNNLFTILLVEDNDQLRDYLKNKLSTHFEVGLASNGVEALEFIKNNLPEIVISDVMMPEMDGFTLCSTIKNTPMYSDILVILLSAKASTEDEMQGYKAGADFYIKKPFDADILINQMVNVYATRQQHRKQIIADLLSPQNENSQLQPKDDFLQRAIRVIEEHLMDENFKLDEFASEMNLSKTVLHRKFKLIIGETPNIFIRNIRLKKAANMLKETELSVSEIAYLSGFNQAHYFIKCFKDLYKTTPKNFRIQNKGK comes from the coding sequence TTATACCACTATCGACGGTTTATCGGGTACAGACGTTACAGCCATTTGTGAAAACGAAAACTATCTTTGGATAGCCACAAATGACGGATTAAATCGTTTTGACGGCCGGGAATTTAAAGTATATAGAAATAATAGTACTTCCCATAATTGCCTTACGGAAAATAATATCGAAACACTGATGTTCGATTCCCGGGGATTACTATGGATCGGGTTCAAAACAGGGGGAGCGGATATTTTTAATCCCCGTGAAAATAAGTTCACCCATATCAGCGAAATTACAGATGATTACCCCCAAAGGATAATTTCTATCTATGAAGATTCGCAAAATAATATCTGGCTCGGAAGTTGGGAAGACGGTCTTTATCAGTTAGAACCTACCGATGACAGTGGACTGTTATACAAAGTATCAAAACATTATCCGCAGAATATTATATCCGGCATTATAGAAAAACCGACGGGAAAGCTTTGGATCGGAACCTATTTCGGCTACTTCTTATATGATATTAAAAAACGGGAAGATATAAATATAGAAAGGAATCATTACGCCATCACCCAATTCCTTGATACCGGCGAACCAAATAGTTTGTGGTTTTCCACATGGACAAACGGATTGCATACACTGGAATGGGACGAAGATACTTTTTCTGTAACGGAAAGAGCAGTAAACAGTGATGTGAAGGATGTATATCGAATTTTTTCTACGGCAGACAATCAGTTTTATCTGGGTACATGGGGCGACGGTGTAAAAAAAATAAATCTGAAACACGGCCCGTCAGTTATTCCTCTAAAAACGGATGCACCCGTGATTATGTCCTTCTTTCAGGACCGGTATAATAAAATCTGGATGGGCACATATGGAAACGGACTGTATCGCTTGGATAATGAAAACCGGGGTATCACAGGACTTTCCCCTATCAACAGAAATGGTTTTTCAGCTGTTTATACACTTCGCTATTTTGGTGATAACTATATGCTTGTAGGGACACAGGGAGACGGACTTTTCCTTTATGACATCGATAAACAGGTTTTGTTGCCCAAGGAAATAAAAGGCACAGGAAATTCTTTTCATAATTACATCTTATCCTTATACAGTGACGACAAGCTGCTTATTGTCGGCAATGATGAAACGGGTATGATGTATACCTCGCTGCAAGAAGATGGTTACGCGGATTTCTCTTTAAAAAAATTCAGTGTCGACAACAATTTTGGCAAAGTAACATCCATATTCCGAGACAGTAAATCCCGTTTTTGGATTGGGACAAAACAGTTTGGACTCGTGTCAGTCAAATATGATTTTTCCAATGATATATTTACCGACTACGTTCATTATGATTCTTTTGGCATGGACGAAATAACCGGGTTTGCTGAGGCTTTTGACGGACAAATATGGGTCTCTTCCCATAGCGGTATTTATCTGTTCAATCCGTCTACCAATAAGATACAACAGTATGGTGACAGTATTTCGGAAATGGTCTACAGTCTTACTGACGACAAGAAGAATAAATGTTTGTGGCTGGGAACATCGTGCGGATTACGCAAACTTGATTATTCAGAGGTTGATAAAGTAGAAAATCCGTTTTCACCTGAGATGTTGCCCGATGGCGCCATCCGGAATGTGATTCTCGATGAATATGATAACCTGTGGTTCTCCATTTCGAGTCGTATATTTTGCTATGTGAACGCGAATCATGAATTGAAAGAAATAAATCCGGGAGCATTGAATAAACAGGTATTCTTTTCGTCTGCTCATTGCGAGATGAATAATAAACAATATATTGTATTCGGAGGGACGGAAAACCTTCTGCTTATTGACCCGCAAACTGTACTGAGTCAGCCTAACCACACCAAGATATTGCTCACAGAACTGCAGATAGACCATCAGATAGTGAATGTAGGGCAGAAAGTACATGGAAAAGTCATTCTTCACGAAGATACAGAGTATATAAACTCTCTTACCTTGTCATATTTATGTAAATGGATAAGCCTTTCTTTTACGGAAGTGGGATGGGATAATTACCAGAATAGCTACCAATATCAGATAAAAGGCTTTAGTGAAGAATGGCAACATCTTGATATTTCGAAACCGATCACATTCTCACGATTACCTGCGGGAGATTATACGTTGCTGATTCGTTCCAACGGTGAATCGTTGACTGAAAAAAATGAGCCCTTCTGGAGTCTGCATATTTCCATATCGCCTCCATGGTGGCAGACAAATCTATTCTATCTGATATTATCAGCGGTAATATTGCTTATATTGTTCTGCTTATCCCGCTATACGAAGAATTATTACAAAAAACGCCAGCTTCAACGGCTCGAAGAAATAGAAAAGAAAAAGAAGGAAGAGCTACTCAAGGAAAAAGAAAGTTTTTTTGCAGGATTATCGCATGACTTGTTAACGCCTTTCTCTCTGATTATTGCCCCTGTTAAAGATTTAATGAGGGACAGGAATATGAATGAAGACCAGCAGGAAAAACTTGAAATTATATCCAAAAATGCTACTTTCTTATCCGATATATTCAATACCATCCTCGATTTCAAACGGGCGGAATTGATAGATACTGAGGTGAAAGAAAAGAACGTGGAACTCATCTCTTTTATCCGTATAATAGTCAATGCGTTCGATTATCTCGCTAAATCCAACGGGATAGAGTTATCATATAAGCCCGATGTTACTACACTGTTTGTGTCTATTGATACCATCAAACTTGAACGGGTTTTGTATAACTTAATAAGCAACGCTCTTAAGTTTACAAAAGAAGGAGGCAGGGTAGAGGTGATACTTAATTATAATAAATCGGCTGGAGTTTTTTATATAATGATCAATGATACCGGGATTGGTATCAATGAACAAAATCGCAACAAGGTTTTCGAGAAATTTTACCAGGAAGGAAAAGTCGCTAATACACAAGGCCTCGGCTTAGGTCTATATACTGCAAAAAAATTTATTCATCTGATGGGTGGAGATATAAATGTAGATTCGGCGCCGGAAAAAGGTACGACGATTACTATCAATCTGCCTGCAAAAATAGCAGAAACGGTAGAACCTGTTTTTGAAGATAAAGAAGATACTGATACGAATAATTTGTTTACTATTTTACTGGTTGAGGACAATGATCAATTGCGGGATTATCTGAAAAATAAGTTATCGACACACTTTGAAGTCGGGTTAGCCTCTAATGGTGTTGAGGCTTTAGAATTTATTAAAAATAACCTGCCTGAAATAGTGATTTCAGATGTGATGATGCCCGAAATGGATGGGTTTACTCTCTGTTCCACAATTAAGAACACACCGATGTATTCGGATATACTTGTTATTCTGCTTTCGGCCAAAGCTTCAACAGAAGATGAAATGCAGGGCTATAAGGCAGGAGCGGATTTTTATATTAAGAAACCTTTTGATGCTGATATACTGATAAACCAAATGGTAAATGTGTATGCTACCCGCCAGCAACACAGAAAACAGATCATTGCAGATTTACTTTCACCTCAGAATGAAAATTCCCAATTACAGCCAAAGGATGACTTTCTGCAACGTGCTATACGGGTAATCGAAGAACATCTGATGGATGAGAATTTTAAACTGGACGAATTTGCTTCTGAAATGAACCTGAGCAAAACAGTTTTGCATCGTAAGTTTAAATTAATCATCGGCGAAACTCCGAATATCTTTATCCGTAATATCCGGTTAAAGAAGGCGGCCAATATGTTAAAAGAGACTGAACTTTCCGTGTCGGAAATAGCCTACCTTTCCGGCTTTAATCAAGCCCATTATTTCATCAAATGTTTTAAAGATCTATATAAAACTACCCCAAAAAATTTCAGGATACAAAATAAAGGCAAATAA
- a CDS encoding NUDIX hydrolase: MAPFYIEQEKFLLSVDCIILGFKKGKLYLLISKRKFEPLKNQDTLMGGFLRSDENLEDTVSRVLYEYTGIKDVYMEQVGTYGSIHRDEGERVISVAYYALINLELFDEELCKKHNARWEELDKVGKLIFDHNQMLEDTIEILRRKAATQPLGFNLLPEKFTLPQLQSLYEAIYQTTLDKRNFRKRILEMDILEKQGDKDKSTSKRGAFYYKFNKEKYDQLLQKGYYFSL; the protein is encoded by the coding sequence ATGGCGCCGTTTTATATAGAACAAGAGAAGTTTTTACTATCGGTCGATTGTATAATACTTGGCTTTAAAAAAGGGAAATTGTATTTATTGATCTCGAAACGAAAATTCGAGCCGTTGAAAAACCAGGATACCCTGATGGGAGGATTCCTGCGTTCTGACGAAAATCTCGAGGATACTGTTTCGCGCGTACTATATGAATATACCGGCATTAAGGATGTTTATATGGAACAGGTGGGCACATATGGAAGTATCCACCGTGACGAAGGTGAGCGTGTGATCTCTGTCGCTTATTATGCCCTTATAAACCTTGAATTATTCGATGAGGAACTGTGTAAAAAACATAACGCCCGCTGGGAGGAACTGGATAAGGTAGGTAAATTGATCTTCGATCATAATCAGATGCTGGAGGATACAATAGAAATACTGAGAAGAAAAGCAGCTACCCAGCCATTAGGTTTTAATCTGCTCCCCGAAAAGTTCACCTTACCGCAATTGCAATCTTTGTACGAAGCCATTTATCAGACTACACTGGATAAACGCAATTTTCGTAAAAGGATACTGGAAATGGATATACTCGAGAAACAGGGTGACAAAGATAAATCAACTTCTAAACGCGGAGCCTTCTATTATAAATTCAACAAGGAGAAATACGATCAGTTGCTTCAAAAAGGGTATTACTTCTCTTTGTGA